Proteins from a genomic interval of Papaver somniferum cultivar HN1 chromosome 4, ASM357369v1, whole genome shotgun sequence:
- the LOC113274459 gene encoding wall-associated receptor kinase 5-like yields the protein MGKHMVQGTLGYLDPEYFNTSQLTEKSDVYSLGVVVVELLIGEKPLSFGRSEEQRNLATYFVSSMEANNWFQLLEARVSNERCLSLKGEDRPTMKQVATSLEGLKDLEIHTHQIYQPRDEDSKNVQFNQVETDLYSVPLSSYAGISTLDSAQNSLEAGSLKFKEEMRRCNQLYLYAVVGLESFPSEKHSS from the exons ATGGGTAAACATATGGTTCAAGGGACATTGGGGTATTTGGATCCAGAATATTTTAATACAAGCCAGTTGACAGAGAAAAGTGATGTTTATAGTTTGGGCGTAGTTGTAGTAGAACTGTTAATTGGAGAAAAACCTCTTTCTTTCGGGAGATCAGAAGAACAAAGGAATTTAGCTACATATTTTGTTTCCTCCATGGAAGCAAATAATTGGTTCCAACTTCTTGAGGCTCGAGTTTCGAATGAGAGATGCCTAAGCTTAAAAGGGGAAGATCGCCCTACAATGAAACAAGTTGCAACAAGTCTAGAAGGTTTGAAAGACTTAGAGATACATACACATCAAATTTATCAACCAAGAGACGAAGATTCAAAGAACGTGCAGTTTAATCAGGTTGAAACTGACCTCTACAGTGTGCCTTTGAGCTCTTACGCTGGTATTTCTACTTTGGATTCTGCACAAAATAGCTTGGAGGCAG GTTCACTGAAATTTAAAGAGGAGATGAGAAGGTGTAACCAGTTATATCTGTATGCT